From a region of the Saccharomyces paradoxus chromosome IV, complete sequence genome:
- a CDS encoding uncharacterized protein (similar to YDR249C) codes for MGYIFTGYSSRHDKRKKHVLPLHQYALSSINLQHHVHLFDTAILSKRPILEEDRPTRFQTKKPRHRKKLTLQDLPIEIIQHIFIFTKGEPSMVALNKFFYSCLRPSFSLLSRIMWEKYLFDPLEFDVDNIKANAGNIVIPTLFEHETFFKLLLDHHIVLLKSISHFLPRKHYQDMQNGDFDTSKELDLCSINTEDTKKEDFPKNFYNNMYIFLTHRECVKAMGNHFTLKNPYDVISPFIEWFFQGIEIQEATVSSKFTIISLFESIDLILRVSGSAARKLGSVEPLTTMIFLLYFTYADALETLNFEFFLQNRSRLQLIKKFILKYYYNPSLAENEVLSDTTIWDLLRRVSDLKLIDLVVKCGGRPQYGVMFA; via the coding sequence ATGGGCTATATTTTCACAGGATATTCTAGCCGGCATgataagagaaaaaagcaTGTGCTTCCTTTGCATCAGTATGCATTGTCTTCAATAAACTTGCAGCATCATGTGCATCTCTTCGATACCGCGATCTTATCCAAGAGACCAATATTGGAGGAAGACAGGCCTACCAGGTTTCAGACCAAGAAACCTCGGCATCGCAAGAAGCTAACTTTGCAAGATTTGCCTATAGAAATTATTCAAcacattttcatttttacaAAGGGTGAACCGTCAATGGTCGCCTTGAACAAGTTCTTTTATAGTTGCTTGAGGCcatctttttcattgctGTCCAGGATCATGTGGGAAAAATATCTTTTCGATCCCCTAGAATTTGACGTAGATAATATAAAAGCTAATGCAGGAAATATCGTGATCCCCACGCTATTCGAACatgaaacttttttcaaattactATTAGATCATCACATTGTCCTCTTAAAAAGTATTTCTCACTTTCTTCCTAGAAAACACTATCAAGATATGCAAAATGGTGATTTTGATACATCTAAAGAGCTAGACTTGTGTTCAATAAACACTGAAGATACCAAGAAGGAAGACTTCCCCAAAAACTTTTACAACaatatgtatatttttttaacacATAGAGAATGTGTGAAAGCCATGGGTAATCATTTTACCTTAAAGAATCCATATGATGTGATATCCCCTTTTATAGAATGGTTTTTTCAAGGTATTGAAATACAAGAAGCTACCGTGAGCTCTAAGTTTACCATAATATCTCTATTTGAATCAATAGATTTGATTTTACGCGTTTCCGGATCTGCAGCACGAAAACTAGGCTCCGTTGAACCTCTTACGACtatgatatttttattatatttcaCTTATGCCGATGCACTAGAGACTCTGAATTTCgagttttttttgcagAATAGATCAAGATTACAGCtcataaagaaatttatcctgaaatattattacaaTCCATCATTGGCAGAAAACGAAGTTTTATCTGATACCACTATATGGGACTTGTTAAGGCGGGTTTCTGACTTGAAACTCATAGACTTAGTCGTTAAGTGCGGTGGAAGGCCCCAATACGGTGTTATGTTTGCATAG
- the BTT1 gene encoding CCR4-NOT core subunit BTT1 (Heterotrimeric nascent polypeptide-associated complex beta3 subunit~similar to YDR252W) encodes MPVDQEKLAKLHKLSAANKVGGTRRKINKKGNLSNNNDKDDSILQTELHKLHPMTIENVAEANFFKRNGKILHFNSAVVQIAPQCNLTMIHGQPKENTLNGLYPGVASQLGSQELDYLTGLAHNLENEQTVLDQLGDRCSRTKQQAMNS; translated from the coding sequence ATGCCTGTAGACCAAGAGAAATTAGCTAAGCTGCACAAGCTATCAGCGGCAAACAAAGTTGGTGGTACcagaaggaaaataaataagaaagGTAATCTCTCcaataataatgacaaGGATGATAGCATATTACAGACTGAACTACATAAACTGCATCCGATGACCATTGAAAACGTTGCTGAAgcaaatttctttaaaagaaatgggAAAATTTTACATTTCAACAGTGCAGTCGTTCAGATTGCTCCGCAATGCAATCTCACAATGATTCATGGTCAACCAAAAGAGAATACACTTAATGGATTATACCCGGGTGTAGCCTCCCAATTGGGTAGTCAAGAGCTTGATTATTTGACAGGTTTGGCCCATAATTTAGAAAATGAACAAACAGTGCTCGATCAACTAGGCGACAGATGCAGCAGGACAAAACAGCAAGCGATGAATAGCTGA
- the VHS1 gene encoding putative serine/threonine protein kinase VHS1 (Cytoplasmic serine/threonine protein kinase~similar to YDR247W): MMMFHNCRINNYLITSQIGEGAYGLVYHAVDIRTDKEYAIKAVVQSYSVTKEADIGDDKIHKNSAKLQKRLGKLFKESKNIVRIPSIDLESIENMSEEDFKKLPHYKEISLHLRVHRHKNIVTIHEVLQSAICTFIVMDYYPTDLFTSIVDNRHFVTNGLLVKKVILQICSALSYCHDHGIYHCDIKPENLLLDADDNVFLCDFGLSTTSAYIKPNVCIGSSYYMPPERISFDNGRLSSSKSGGRKLGKVCASCNGDLWSLGIILINLTCIRNPWLKADKAEDNTYYYFTKDPNILKQILPLSDDFYSLVTKILQVNPKNRISLQEVMKEVSSITSFTNEGPLSKVPPLSKSVYEKFTSPVDNTSRNSPENQYTHVPNSKVGKNLSYTSSSEEEDGVKEEENDDDNGSRSGSLGTLDTDTGLQSSFTSTSCESDNECSKISSKFSLFEKKFNELRMSSSSLTN, from the coding sequence ATGATGATGTTCCACAATTGCAGAATCAATAACTATTTAATAACTTCTCAAATTGGAGAAGGCGCGTACGGTCTGGTCTACCATGCCGTAGATATTCGTACCGATAAGGAATACGCTATCAAAGCAGTAGTTCAAAGTTACAGCGTTACGAAGGAAGCCGATATTGGCGATGACAAAATACACAAGAATAGCGCCAAATTGCAAAAGAGACTCGGTAAACTCTTCAAGGAATCGAAAAACATTGTCAGAATACCCTCTATAGATCTTGAATCGATTGAGAATATGTCAGAGGAAGATTTTAAAAAACTGCCTCACTATAAAGAGATTTCGTTACATCTAAGAGTCCATCGtcataaaaatattgtcACCATACATGAGGTACTGCAATCGGCAATCTGCACGTTCATTGTCATGGATTATTACCCCACGGATCTATTCACGTCTATTGTAGATAACAGACATTTCGTCACTAATGGTTTGCTAGTGAAAAAGGTCATTCTACAAATTTGCTCCGCTCTTAGTTATTGCCACGACCACGGCATCTATCACTGTGATATCAAGCCTGAAAATTTGCTACTGGATGCGGATGACAACGTTTTCCTTTGCGATTTTGGCCTGTCCACTACTTCTGCATACATAAAGCCAAATGTCTGTATTGGCAGCTCATATTATATGCCCCCTGAAAGAATCTCATTCGATAATGGGAGATTGTCCAGCTCTAAGAGTGGAGGTCGTAAATTGGGAAAAGTTTGTGCCTCATGCAACGGCGATTTGTGGTCATTAGGTATCATCCTTATCAACTTGACATGCATCAGAAACCCCTGGCTGAAGGCCGACAAAGCTGAGGATAACACCTACTATTATTTCACCAAAGACCCCAATATATTAAAGCAAATCCTACCCCTTTCCGATGACTTTTACTCATTAGTAACCAAGATTTTACAAGTGAATCCCAAGAATAGAATAAGCTTGCAAGAAGTGATGAAAGAAGTTAGTTCTATCACAAGCTTCACCAATGAAGGCCCGTTATCAAAAGTACCCCCTCTTTCCAAATCTGTTTATGAAAAGTTCACCAGTCCCGTCGACAACACGAGTAGAAATTCGCCAGAAAATCAATACACGCATGTGCCCAATAGTAAGGTCGGCAAGAATCTATCTTATACGTCTTCAAGTGAGGAGGAGGATGGagtcaaagaagaagaaaatgacgATGATAATGGCAGTCGCAGTGGCAGTCTCGGAACGCTAGACACAGACACTGGATTGCAATCTTCATTCACGAGCACTTCCTGCGAGTCCGATAACGAATGCTCCAAGATTTCGAGTaagttttctttgtttgaaaaaaaattcaatgaacTTCGTATGAGttcctcttctttaacCAACTAG
- the RMD5 gene encoding ubiquitin-protein ligase RMD5 (Component of GID Complex that confers ubiquitin ligase (U3) activity~similar to YDR255C), with protein sequence MSELLDSFETEFAKFYADSNLEETNLQKCLNHTHEFKSQLKKLKAHLNKHIQESEPEVYNRLNDKEKQKFKRKRELIIEKLSKSQRQWDHSIKKQIKHVSQQSNRFNKSTLNKLKEFNIDSVYVNKLPKTAMENVNEAIGYHILRYSIDNMPLENKNEAFHYLKDVYGITNKESTKFIEMGRIVHDLKKGDTESCLKWCSNEMDSLSSNHTALSSLKFDLYTLSAMQMVMHGNPVEVYYQITQNAPLDCFRHREKELMQNVIPLLTKSLIGQPIEDINSKVNKELKECISLFIKEYCAAKHIFFDSPLFLIVLSGLISFQFFIKYKTIRELAHVDWTTKDELPFDVKLPDFLTHFHPIFICPVLKEETTTENPPYSLACHHIISKKALDRLSKNGTITFKCPYCPVNTSMSSTKKVRFVML encoded by the coding sequence ATGTCAGAATTACTAGATAGCTTTGAGACGGAGTTTGCCAAATTTTATGCCGACAGTAATCTGGAAGAGACCAACCTTCAAAAATGTCTTAATCATACTCATGAATTCAAGAGTCAAttaaagaagttgaaagCGCACTTGAATAAGCACATTCAAGAATCAGAACCAGAAGTCTACAATAGGTTGAATGACaaggaaaaacaaaagttcaagaggaaaagagaactaattattgaaaaattaagcAAGTCACAAAGGCAATGGGACcattcaataaagaaacaaataaagCATGTTTCTCAGCAATCGAACCGGTTTAACAAAAGTACGCTGAacaaattaaaagaattcAATATAGATAGCGTATATGTCAACAAACTACCCAAGACCGCAATGGAAAATGTTAATGAAGCTATCGGCTACCATATATTAAGGTATAGTATAGATAACATGCCGctagaaaataaaaatgaggCTTTCCATTATTTAAAAGATGTCTACGGAATTACTAATAAAGAATCTActaaatttattgaaatgGGCCGAATTGTGcatgatttgaaaaaaggcGACACCGAAAGCTGTCTCAAATGGTGCTCCAATGAAATGGACAGCTTATCATCTAACCATACAGCTTTATCGTCCCTAAAATTTGATCTATACACTTTGTCAGCAATGCAGATGGTGATGCATGGTAACCCTGTGGAGGTGTACTACCAAATAACGCAGAACGCACCCCTGGATTGCTTTAGACATAGGGAGAAAGAATTAATGCAGAACGTTATACCATTATTAACTAAATCGCTAATAGGTCAACCAATTGAAGATATTAACTCTAAAGTGaataaagaattaaaagaatgCATATCCTTATTTATTAAGGAGTATTGTGCCGCAAaacatattttctttgacTCTCCCTTGTTTTTGATAGTATTAAGTGGCCtgatttctttccaatttttcataaaatataaaaccATTAGGGAGCTAGCGCATGTTGACTGGACCACTAAAGATGAGTTGCCATTTGATGTTAAATTGCCCGATTTCCTGACCCATTTCCATCCGATCTTCATTTGTCCTGTGTTAAAGGAGGAAACTACTACAGAAAATCCTCCGTATTCACTGGCATGTCATCATATCATTTCTAAAAAGGCGTTAGACAGATTATCGAAGAACGGAACAATTACTTTCAAGTGCCCATACTGCCCGGTAAATACTTCAATGAGCAGTACAAAGAAGGTCCGCTTTGTTATGCTCTAA
- the PAM1 gene encoding Pam1p (similar to YDR251W): protein MTSALRVLVCGDHPNLILYTSRFQHAKNIEFYLVNNSENASYEISSLFYGTERFQIQNHFQSLLDLVDLNNENSSLVFDLIIMSASSLQEIPQVLRNLKHMINKTTKILFESSGFVYLEPFIKASVDLSLSNIFSIFTDYDIRRLDSSSYKQCTTANAKSFSVSIGQTTSVRKDNYSSDIIPILNTFQKLFQKLFPRDIVTLYDHSPSAFLTKQWELALPQICFDPLLIILEEKVPSNLDDHVLAKPLISGLLGEVLLLIKKMGIALNNPNFQNEQTILKHWKNKCEELPDVPALLHNFIHKSSSLNIDLLLLQPILLADDFGVRTPYLECLFTMMTQYQLLNKGNSEWFIRKESNTALTRVDDLQNNIALKDGKIVQLQNSEATLKNQMKELQDQVSNLKQEISLGKTNHEQELDTLKKKMQMGDNPLFDRNLPHINTTGIPRSDNSADGDMNYEKNDQGNNSSENASRRQSFFNSTSDTTLSRDETSLKERELEVRMKELELQERELELQRKALQQQQQYQQRPPKQGYAGPPGTPTSSNNNINSNKSYNPGRKSSYSQPQHVAMMTNRGLHGPSIASSSPVISANNFVDPISSGTPYSGNSSRFSQQIPSQQYMHTVKPTSRKNRSSVMPNIGYVPGLTNSEYSRKFNGNGVNGTQSRVNSLSNQSTFRSQQGPPIIQQKPFQNNGGSMRTNRISSANYNISNQKPGFVNSISSPNLSNFENNNKGQKSRNADSAPCVNQLNNDSQSQLQSQPQNSTSKVPQINITQPSPIQTNFTTSDNPAPVIKLGTPPEGTISTATTNNNISAVADESYKEEVKEKKKKKFSFFGKRKK from the coding sequence ATGACATCTGCATTAAGAGTTTTGGTGTGCGGAGATCATCCCAATCTCATTCTATACACATCCAGGTTTCAACATGCCAAAAACATAGAGTTCTACCTTGTGAACAATTCAGAAAATGCCAGCTACGAGATTAGTTCATTATTTTATGGGACGGAACGGTTTCAGATTCAAAACCATTTCCAATCACTTCTAGACTTGGTAGACCtcaataatgaaaatagCAGCTTGGTATTCGacttaataataatgaGTGCGTCTTCGCTGCAAGAAATCCCGCAGGTattaagaaatttgaagCATATGATAAATAAAACCACAAAGATACTATTTGAAAGTAGTGGGTTTGTATATTTGGAGCCATTTATCAAGGCTTCAGTTGATCTTTCGCTgtcaaatattttcagcATTTTTACCGATTATGACATAAGACGGTTAGACAGTAGCTCATACAAACAGTGCACGACTGCAAATGCCAAATCCTTTTCTGTTTCGATTGGTCAAACGACTTCCGTCCGCAAAGACAACTATTCAAGTGATATTATTCCTATTTTGAATACATTTCAGAAATTGTTCCAAAAACTATTTCCTAGAGACATTGTGACTCTCTATGATCATTCTCCCTCGGCTTTCTTGACGAAGCAATGGGAACTGGCTTTACCTCAAATATGTTTTGATCCATTGTTGATAAtattagaagaaaaggtTCCATCAAACTTAGATGACCACGTTTTAGCCAAACCTCTTATTTCAGGTTTATTAGGTGAAGTCCTAttgttaataaaaaaaatgggtatAGCCTTGAACAACCcgaattttcaaaatgaacAGACTATATTAAAACATTGGAAGAATAAGTGCGAGGAGTTACCTGACGTTCCTGCACTTTTACACAATTTCATCCATAAATCTTCATCCTTAAATATTGACTTACTGTTATTACAGCCGATATTACTAGCAGATGACTTTGGCGTTAGAACCCCATATTTGGAATGCTTGTTTACAATGATGACCCAATATCAATTGTTAAATAAGGGCAATTCTGAATGGTTTATTAGGAAGGAAAGCAACACAGCTTTAACTCGCGTTGATGACTTACAAAATAACATCGCACTCAAAGATGGAAAAATCGTGCAGCTGCAAAATTCGGAAGCAACTCTGAAAAATCAGATGAAAGAACTTCAAGATCAAGTATCAAACCTGAAACAAGAGATCTCCTTAGGTAAAACAAACCATGAACAAGAGTTAGACActctaaagaagaaaatgcaaATGGGAGACAATCCGTTATTTGACCGCAACTTACCACATATTAATACCACTGGTATACCTCGCTCTGATAATAGTGCCGATGGTGATATGAACTACGAAAAGAATGACCAAGGTAATAACAGTAGTGAGAATGCTAGCAGAAGAcaatcttttttcaactcGACATCTGATACAACATTATCCAGAGATGAAACCTCGTTGAAAGAACGTGAACTAGAAGTGCGAATGAAGGAATTAGAACTTCAAGAGCGTGAATTGGAGTTACAGAGAAAAGCTctccaacaacaacagcaatatCAACAAAGACCGCCTAAGCAAGGGTACGCCGGTCCTCCTGGGACACCAACCAGTAGCAATAACAACATTAACAGTAATAAAAGTTATAATCCAGGTAGAAAATCTTCTTACAGTCAGCCTCAGCATGTGGCGATGATGACCAACAGAGGTCTACATGGTCCTAGCATCGCAAGCTCTAGCCCTGTCATTTCTGCCAACAATTTTGTTGACCCAATTTCTTCCGGCACACCATATAGCGGCAATAGTTCTCGATTCAGCCAACAAATTCCGTCGCAGCAGTACATGCATACTGTTAAACCTACAAGTAGGAAGAACAGAAGTAGCGTCATGCCTAATATAGGTTATGTCCCCGGCCTAACCAATAGCGAGTACAGTAGGAAATTTAACGGTAATGGTGTGAATGGTACGCAAAGTCGTGTGAATTCACTTTCAAACCAAAGTACGTTTAGATCTCAACAGGGCCCACCTATAATACAACAAAAACCGTTCCAAAATAACGGTGGTAGTATGAGGACAAATCGCATATCTTCCGCGAATTAcaatatttcaaatcaaaaaccGGGCTTTGTTAACTCTATTTCAAGTCCGAATTTAAGCAATTTTGAGAATAACAACAAAGGACAGAAGAGTAGAAATGCAGATTCTGCTCCGTGCGTCAATCAACTGAACAATGATTCTCAGTCTCAGTTACAATCTCAGCCTCAAAACAGTACCTCAAAAGTTCCTCAGATCAATATCACGCAACCATCACCAATTCAGACCAACTTTACTACGAGTGATAACCCTGCCCCTGTAATAAAACTTGGGACACCTCCTGAAGGTACAATTTCAACTGCAACTACAAACAATAATATAAGTGCAGTGGCAGACGAGAGCTACAAAGAGGAAgtcaaggaaaaaaaaaagaaaaagtttagTTTCTTtgggaaaagaaaaaagtag
- the MET32 gene encoding Met32p (Zinc-finger DNA-binding transcription factor~similar to YDR253C), giving the protein MEDQDAAFIKQATEAIVDVSLNVDNIDPIIKELLERVRNRQNTSQNKKPSLIQAENGVNINSQNGNMNVKKENELQKPPKPSKSKSQDRRNSTGEKRFKCAKCLLEFSRSSDLRRHEKTHFAILPNICPQCGKGFARKDALKRHYDTLTCRRNRTKLLTAGGEGINELLKKVKQSNIVHRQDNNQNSSSNG; this is encoded by the coding sequence ATGGAGGACCAGGATGCAGCATTTATCAAACAGGCCACAGAAGCAATAGTGGATGTATCATTAAATGTTGATAACATAGATCCCATAATAAAAGAGTTATTGGAAAGAGTAAGAAATAGGCAAAACACGtcacaaaataaaaaaccgTCACTCATACAGGCAGAAAATGGAGTTAACATTAATAGTCAAAATGGTAACATGAACgttaaaaaggaaaacgaaTTACAAAAACCGCCGAAGCCCAGCAAAAGCAAATCTCAAGACCGTCGAAATAGCACTGGTGAAAAAAGATTCAAATGTGCGAAATGTTTGTTGGAATTTTCAAGATCATCTGATTTGAGAAGGCACGAAAAGACACACTTCGCCATACTGCCCAACATTTGTCCTCAATGTGGCAAAGGTTTTGCAAGGAAAGACGCATTAAAAAGACATTATGATACATTGACATGTAGAAGAAACAGGACTAAATTACTAACTGCAGGTGGTGAAGGTATCAATGAATTACTGAAAAAGGTCAAGCAATCCAACATCGTTCATCGTCAAGATAACAACCAAAATAGTAGCAGTAATGGCTGA
- the CHL4 gene encoding Chl4p (Outer kinetochore protein required for chromosome stability~similar to YDR254W), which translates to MSNGLRLEDNYVPTSDTSVVYKQLMRLPITVLYDLTLSWFAKFGGSFDGDIDLLTETLDLLIEKGVRRKVIVNRILYVYWPDGLNIFQLAEIDCHLMISKPEKYKWLPSKAFQGDGKPYIVKLQPAKFIENLQTDLAKIYHCHVYMFKHPSLPVLITRIQLFDSNNLLLNTSNIGSINKESLYNKLDKFQGKTLISRRPYYVAFPLNSPTIFHSVDKDIYARLVLQSISRTVSERQTIIFKPIQKIPMKSIHNMITLVGPSRFAESMGPWECYANANFERSPLHDFKRHQGLTGKRVLVREFDDSFLNDDENFYGKEEPEIRRLRLEKNMIKFKGSVKGVMDEKYNTLKEFNEHVHNIRNGEKKANSGEAVYISRYTSLVPVEKVSFTLKNEINNRIITIKLKFSGNDIFGGIHELCDKNLINVDKVPGWLAGENGSFSGTIVNGDFHREQVSRGGLL; encoded by the coding sequence ATGTCTAACGGATTAAGGCTTGAGGATAATTATGTGCCAACCTCCGACACATCAGTAGTTTACAAACAATTGATGAGGTTGCCGATAACGGTATTATATGATCTCACGCTGTCATGGTTCGCGAAATTCGGTGGGTCCTTTGATGGTGACATAGACCTATTGACAGAAACATTAGATTTGCTCATTGAGAAAGGCGTGAGGCGCAAAGTTATAGTAAATAGGATATTATACGTGTATTGGCCAGATGGCctgaatattttccaattaGCTGAAATAGATTGCCATTTAATGATAAGTAAACCAGAGAAGTATAAATGGCTTCCATCAAAAGCTTTCCAAGGTGATGGGAAACCTTACATAGTAAAGCTTCAACCGGCCAAATTCATAGAAAATTTACAAACAGATCTGGCGAAAATCTATCACTGCCATGTTTACATGTTTAAACATCCCTCATTACCAGTGTTGATCACCAGAATCCAGCTATTTGACAGCAATAATCTCCTTTTGAATACCTCCAATATAGGAAgtataaataaagaatCTCTTTACAACAAGTTGGACAAATTTCAAGGTAAAACACTAATCTCAAGGAGACCATACTACGTTGCATTCCCACTAAACTCTCCAACAATTTTCCATTCAGTCGATAAGGATATTTATGCCAGGCTAGTTTTGCAAAGTATTAGCCGAACCGTATCAGAAAGACAAACGATCATCTTTAAACCAATACAGAAAATACCTATGAAATCCATACATAATATGATTACTTTAGTAGGGCCTTCGAGATTCGCGGAGTCCATGGGGCCATGGGAATGCTACGCTAATGCTAACTTTGAACGGTCACCACTGCACGACTTTAAAAGGCACCAAGGGCTCACTGGTAAAAGGGTACTAGTAAGAGAATTCGATGATTCCTTCTTaaatgatgatgagaaTTTTTacggaaaagaagaacctGAAATAAGACGACTCAGATTGGAGAAAAACAtgatcaaattcaaaggtTCAGTGAAGGGTGTAATGGATGAGAAATATAATACTTTGAAGGAATTTAACGAACATGTCCACAATATTAGGAATGgagagaaaaaagcaaattCTGGTGAGGCAGTATACATTTCTAGATACACTTCCTTAGTTCctgttgaaaaagttaGTTTTACTTTAAAGAATGAGATAAACAATAGAATAATTACCataaaattaaaatttAGTGggaatgatatttttgggGGAATACACGAACTATGcgataaaaatttgataaatgtTGATAAAGTTCCTGGATGGCTGGCTGGAGAAAACGGATCCTTCTCAGGAACAATAGTAAATGGAGATTTTCACCGCGAGCAAGTTTCTAGAGGTGGGTTATTGTAA
- a CDS encoding gluconokinase (gluconokinase~similar to YDR248C): protein MTRKYEAMEKFKVIVLAGTAGTGKSTIAGELIHEFKDVYPDLKFIEGDDLHPPANVEKMTRGIPLNDDDRWDWLKKVAVESTKAAASTKEHLSIVACSSLKKKYRDLIRHTCPESEFHFIFLYASKIEVLKRLKTRKGHFMKADMMESQFRDLELPDVNDETDCDIVPLDFKTFYQIEKDVIQVVKSKVLKIE from the coding sequence ATGACAAGGAAATACGAGGCtatggaaaaatttaagGTTATTGTACTGGCAGGTACCGCAGGTACAGGAAAGTCAACCATTGCGGGCGAACTAATACATGAGTTTAAGGATGTATACCCGGATTTGAAATTCATTGAAGGCGATGATTTGCACCCACCTGCCAACGTAGAAAAGATGACAAGAGGAATTCCATTAAATGACGACGACCGTTGGGACtggttgaaaaaagttgCTGTAGAATCCACGAAAGCTGCAGCAAGCACTAAGGAGCATTTGTCAATTGTTGCTTGTTCGAgcttgaagaagaagtacAGGGACTTGATAAGACACACATGCCCTGAATCGGAGTTCCACTTTATCTTTTTATATGCAAGTAAGATAGAAGTTCTAAAAAGGCTCAAAACAAGGAAAGGTCATTTTATGAAAGCTGATATGATGGAGTCTCAATTCAGGGACCTGGAATTACCTGACGTTAATGATGAAACCGACTGTGATATTGTTCCCTTAGATTTCAAAACATTCTatcaaatagaaaaagatgTGATACAGGTAGTAAAAAGCAAAGTTTTGAAGATCGAGTAA